The Branchiostoma lanceolatum isolate klBraLanc5 chromosome 1, klBraLanc5.hap2, whole genome shotgun sequence genomic sequence AGGTTACCGAGACCCTTAAATACATCATCTGGAAGAACTGACAACTGATTGTCGTAAAGAGTCAATTCCTCTAGGTTACGAAGTCCTGCAAATATGTCGGTTGGAAGACTGGACAACTGATTCTCGCTAAGATACAAGTACACTAGGTAAGGAAGGCCCACAAATGTGTCAGCTGCGAGACTAATCAGCTGATTCTCATCCAAATACAATTCCTCCAGGTTAGCAAGTCCTACAAATGTGTAAGCTGAGAGACTGGAAAGCTGGTTCTCGTCAAGATACAAGGTCTCGAGGTTGGCAAGTCCTACAAATGTGTTAGCTGGAAGACTGGACAATTGATTTTCAGTAAGTTTCAAGTATTCCAGGTTACCAAGCCATACAAATAGCTCAGCCGGAAGACTGGACAAATTATTCTCGTCAAGATACAAGTACTCGAGGCTAACAAGTCCCTGAAATATGCCAGATGGAAGACTGGATAACTGATTCTTAAGAAGACTTAGTCTAACCAAGTTAGCAAGTCCTTTAAATATGTCAGCTGGAAAACTGGTAAACTGATTCTCGCCAAGACGCAACCTttgcagattaccaagtccctcaAAAATGTTGGATGGAAGGCTGGTCAACTGATTCCCGTCAAGCCACAACAGCCGAAGGTCATCATTTTCCTTAAATGTATCAGCTGCTAGGTTAGTCAGCTGATTATTACTAAGGTACAGCTCACGTAAGCTGGTTAAGTTATGAAATGTTCCATTATTGATAACAGATATCTGACTGGATATTGATTCTATCCGCCACAAGCTTCTATAGCTTGAGAAATCAGACTGACTTAAGGTTGTGATGGGGTTGTGTCCCAGATTCAGTTGGGTGATGGTTGTAGGCAGGTCCTGAGGAACGCTGGTGATGCCTCTGTAGGCGCAGTTACAGACCCAGGatgaacaggtgcaggtgtgcGCTGCCGTCGGTCCAGTTTCCTTCAGGATGATGAACAGAAGGACCAGGAGTCTCTTCATTTTGTTGACCATCTTGAGTCTCCACTACGCGAAAGAAGGGATTAGATGAAGTCCAGTTAGTTACATGCATTGCAGGATGAGTGAGTGATGCATTGCACAAAATAtaagatgagtgagtgagtgagtgagtgatgagtgaatgagtgataTATTGCACACAAAAGATTTTTTAGTACAatgtaaaatatattttctagtacaatgtaaaatatattttctagtATAATGTACGGTTTTGCACTTGTCTGTTTTTAATTGCTAGATATGCCAAGTATGAATTTACCATTATTTGCCATGATGGAATGATATGCAGATCAAAGGATTTTATTCGTATAGTATAGtaaatattcctctctttcttagTCATATGTTACAAAGCCTAGGTCTATTATCAAATGTAGTGGAATGATAAATGTCTTACaatctattatgcaaattagatcttcaGTTATTCTTTTCCAAGGTCTTAAACAAAAAGGCCTAttgcagttttaaaaaaaaaacgcttgGAGGCCCCAACATAGGTGACTTTTTAACGAGgtaaagagctatctaccaccagaTAATCTTGCCCAAATAGAATATATTCAGAAAGCAAGAtattaaaaatgaaagttctGTTGTAGCACCCTAAAAAAATGATAGGCCGAGTAGTAAGTTGAAACAACAccaaaaacatgaccttcttgcGGAGGTATTCTACCAAAGTCTGCAACCCTGTGAACAGCTCAGATCGTACTTTGTTCACTGGAGTTGTCTATTGGTTGTACACAGTATCATTTTGCTGAAAATTGACAGGGAATTCCACGAACCTTGACTGTAATGCTGAAGAACGTCCTCTAAATGTAGGTCGTAGATCTAGAACCCAAGATGAGAAAATGATGCctgcaaagaaaacaatatacatgcggtttatttatttattcatctatccatctatctatccatctatctatctatctatctatctatctatctatctatctatctatctatctatctatctatctatctatctatctatctatctatctatctattgatTGCAGATTGCATCTGTGCATGTTTCAACAAAGGACCTCGACCTTTAAGAGATGTTGTGTCTTAAGTAAAAAAGGACAATTTTTATGAGCCAGAACTCGGCATACACTTCAAGACTATCCGTACAAGTTATAGACAAATAGTAAAGCGGCTGCCTGTAGATATCTGTGTGCAGAAAGGGCAAACGGGGACTGGGGGGTCGATTGTCCTTGGACAACAGTATATCACCTTCGGGTATCTAAACTAtcgagttttgtttgtttgtttgtttgtttgtttattaggaatctccattagttacattgaactattcttcctggagtcctctacacacaatcgaataaaatacataacaacAAATTATACAGATAATGTTGATCAGACAACTAAcataaatcaatcattaacGTTCTTAACCTTATCATATTATGCAATACATTAAATTACTCATAACgttaatcaatcaattcatcatTATTCTCAATCAATTAacataaacagaaacattattatcatattatatcatacatgtacataatattatcatatattggatattgtggaggtcagaggtcatgaaaTATACGGATGTATTGACTATTGATATAACAGAAGGAGGCTATTGCCTGTAGGATCTGTTTCTAAACATCTCGGGAGAACGACTCTATTCAATATGGATACGAAAAAAACATCAATGCAATTGGTGAAAAAAGTCTCTTGTGACTTAATTTACCCACTGTTGTCTAAAACACTTGGACATTGGAATAATTTTGCCCAGACCAACCTAACCTTTGCCCAGCTGTAAACATAGTAATCAACACCTAATGTAGCGGCAGTAAAGTCGCTCAGGTCACACAGGGACAGCAGTGATTGCATCTGTGCACGTTTCAACAAAGGACCTCGACCTTTAAGGCATGTTGTGTCTTAAGTACAATAGCACAATTTTTGAGCCAGAACTCGGCATTCACTTCAGGACTCTCCGTACAAGATATAGACAAATAGTAAAGCGGCTGCCTGTACATATCTGTGTGGAAAGGGCAAACGGGGACTGGCGGGTCTCTTGTCcttggacaacaacaacatcacctTCGGGTATCTAAAGAAATTCTCAGGAGGACGACTCTATTCAATATGAAtagttttttgtgtttttacgAAAAAAATTCTATAATTTGTCCAAAAGCTAAAACAATCAGCCGTTGGCATAATTTTGCCATGACCAACCTAAACGCAGTGGCAGTAGTGATTACATCTGTAAACATCTGAACAAAGGACCTCGACCTTTACGGCATACAAAAGAACAGGTCGTAAAACAGTCAGTGAAGACGCCTCCGCTCTGCTGTATAAGGACACGCCCTGGGACGTTGTCCTGACATGACATGCACCTGGTCTTTATGGGCTGTTGGTAGCCTTCCTTGCAGAGTTTTTGGGCGGTGACGTTTAATTTTGGGGTTGGTTtgcgcgattttcaacatatcagggccagattcttttgctggagaggTAGGTGTTGACATTGACAAAGACCAAGGattgcgaatcagcgctccaCCAAGAAATAAGAAGGGGAGACacagaaagcctgcaaaggaggctaggccGTTGGGGCGCCACGCTCGAAGACCTGCACAGCATCTGGCTCTAGTTTTCTctgccacccccccccctcacacacgcacacacacacaaactaaaaAGTATTAAACCATAATGATAAAGACTGGTTGATAGTGACTTCCAGGTCCATGACTCAATACATATGCTTCGTGTCaccttccaaaaaaaaaaaacctctgtTGGAGAGGTGTTTTAGTGCTAGGTGCTCAAACTGAACCAAAATATTGGATTGAAATCGTGAGGGTAAACAAAGGTTAAGATGTGATGCAGAAAACAGTCTTTTTCACTCgtaaaatgaacaaaaaacacGTTAACTATCATGTAGCATTGCTGAGAAACAGTAGAAGACTAGACCGGACGGCAGAAACCAGCGCGAGACGATCCTTAAATCCTGTCGGCCGGGGGAGCAATATGCCCCGCAtcttaagccccctctcactggacccgcggtacttTTAAGCTACGTTTTGAatggtattaaaaaaaaaagattcgttttttgtcgatgtactacgttgagtgctttgtccattcgatcggccgcagcgatgccgccagcgtgccgcgggtccagtgagaggggagctTTACCTCTGATTATCTCTctagaaaggaaaagaaaggaagTGAAAGGAAAGGGAAGGGAAGGCAACGGAATGGAAGGGAATGGAAGGGAAAGAGAGGAGAGGTCCACTCCCTCGGGCTTCAACTCCCCGTAGCGTTAATTTAGATCGGCGGGCTTACTGCCTTGGGCTGCCGAAGTAACTGGCTAACGGCCCGCTCACCCAGGCTGGTCCCCAGGGCACTGGCCTCTAAGAGTGGAACATATTTTTCTAACCCAGCCGAAGGATATCGCCTTGTGCGCTATGGATCGGGCATCCATAGGAATTAGGAGCACTCACCTCCGTATGGTTGGATGGCAGATCTTGGCTCTTCAGTCTGAAAACTTCTGTAACTTCTGCAAGTGCCGGGAGTCCGTTTACACCGTTCGTCACTGCTGCCCTGATGATATGAGCGATTTTTATTTTATGTGTTCTGTGCCCACAAAGTCTGTGGTCTTACTTTTAACAGGTGATAAATCTGTCAAAGTAATTACATAGCAACCAGGCCATGTGATTACTACGTAATGACTCTCTCGGGTCACTCAGGGGCAGTTGGTGTAGGTGAAGGTAGTTCGTGTCGCAGTCAAAATGTGTTTTAGAATTGTCATTTGTTGGCCTTGGAGCAGAAATATATAGTGTTTAACACTGGTTCcatgttttacatgtcattCAAAATCTTCTATATTTTGGTATTTATCACTTCTGTCCAAGCCTGACTTTTGTGTCAGAACGCGTCATACACAGAACTGAAGACGTTTGAAGGACACGCGTGTACGGTTCAATGTCCTCATCTAACCTCCCATGGGGCCGCTGAAGGCCCGCACAGTATCCCTGTGTAGAAAGGGCACATAGGGACATGCCGGTCGTTTGCTTGTCCACAGTATGTGACCTTCGTAGGCAGGTAGTCGACGTGGTAGTCGTCGGGGTTATGTGATCTTCAGTATGTGACCTTcgtaaagtaagtaagtaaagtttattgcacaacaaatgtcacaggtacaatgtatggcaagttcgtaggcagtacaaaatgtcaatacatatatgtctttgcttattaacaatgctattgaattctacagaatacatatgtggaactatgttacatgatacacaggaaacatcaattgtttgctTCAGAGATCAatcgatttctttttagaaaagaggtagatatgtattggcctatgtacaaggaaactgcgtcaggacatgacataagtaaattgaATTTTTAACGTTTCTGGGATTGTCTTAgatggtaaggttatgtttgcattgcgggtgataacattcataagtgTCTGTCTCTCTTCAATGTACGTGGGGCACGTTAAAagaaagtgaaattcatcttcaacagtatgtttgcaggtaggacatcgtctctgagtggctggtacaTTATTATGAcgacctttttctatttctaaacagtgtgCGCTAATTCGCAGTTTGGTTATGTTTGACCAACGTATGTGACCTTCGGCTATCAAAATAACGTTGTTTCTTAAAAAGTCTCTTGCGACCAAATTTTCTTCACTTAACTTGAAATGTTTCCtcaaatagtttcatcaggttgtttaTTAAGTCAATGGATAACAAAGCAGCCAAGAGTGTTTTACCTAACCGacgtttctgtatctgtatctgtatctgtacagccggtataaccgccattcggcgtaacacaccagcttcgcaggcacgcggcgcggagcagctggttatattacactaaacggcctgtcacacctagtctctgcacatctgactgcaaccgttctctAAAGCTATTTAGTTTCGGTGATTATCTGTCCATTAGTAAGAATGTGACAAATAGTCGTCATAACGTCAGCTAGGTAACAACACGTGGTTGTGtactttgtttttctgttaACTTGATCGATTTCCTGATTCCTGGTATCTTTCCAGCATTCAATTGAACAGTCACTTGAATGCTGGAACACAACAGGATTATATATGCTAACTACAGCAGGGGCATGGTACATAGAATGTCGAAGCTAGGTCACATTCCTTAAGCTACACATGTACACTTGGCGGTTTAGTGTGATCTATTTTGGGGGAAAATTGTAAGTAGGTGACATAATTTGTAGGGGTGAACGAGTGTGCTATTGTCAAGGACTTCAGATAGTACCGAAGCGCCAACTAGCCATCATGATTGTACTGCAGCCTGGAACGAACGGAAGATATCAACTGTAGCTGACTTTGCCTATAAACTAGATATGTCGGATATGTGTGGTTGACCTAAAGGTGTCATAATCCCAAGATCGTGGCTCCCATCGGATGCAGATAATCGTAAAACATGTTTTGCTTATCGCAAACTTGTAATCGGAGGACTGTTTTGTAGATGTGGGTGTTTACTATATGAATTTATCATACCTGGGCTGggaacgtttgatacgggtgttctgtaCCGAATGATAAGCTCGGGTTATCACACgaggttctacttttatcacacgggcATCCATAGAATCATTCGAACGCACTTCACGTGCGCCAGTTGCGCCGGTGTCGAAAATTAGAATACCAGGTTCGGACGTTGGAATTGCTGTTGTTATAATTTTTTGTTCGAAGACATCAACTTTTCTCCGCCAAAATATctagtcaagcaactggataaaattttgaaacagtcgaacgtttcagatagcattcgctatatttcgtcagtgactggcgtatcttattacttggatgtctaaccttcatcaacgtatcaacttttctcaacttctggcgcatgtcgcattgaaatgtgtgtttgctCGGGTGTGTATGACATGGATGAAATGCACCACGGTGTATTACGCATCACCTTCGGTCCctgccctcccgcgggtcggatcctCCTCAGCCGTCGGGTTGGTACCTTGGGTGACACGGAATACAACgagttgtattctatatctacAATCGCATGATACTCCAGCACACAGCTCTAACGCGCTCCCCTTTAAGATGAAGAAACACATAGTAAAATAATGAGATAGCGACCCTCTTACTAATTAATTTACAAGATAGAGACTCGCGAATTCTTCTTCTAGTGAGATAATGAGGCAACCCGCTAGCTGGCGCTTCTGCGTTGGGGCCTGGTGGTATATCAAAGCTGGGACGAGGATCCGGTTTACACTTCTACGATTTCgcctattcattcattccctctcTCATATCTAGTAAACTGATGAGATAGGGGGTCGCTATCTCATTATTTCACTAGACGGAGATTTCGTGAGTCTCTAAATAGCAGATTTTTATCAAGACATTTGCAACAAAATGACTTATCACCAGTTCTCCTAGTTATCACTGTTTTTGAATTGAATTTCTTATCAGAACTAAGTAAATGTGATCAATAATCAAGTCTCAACACAGTGGCAGTACCGATTGCATATTTTGTGTACGTTTGAATAAAGGGCTGCCACCTTAGGCATGTCGTCTCTTCAGCGATACAAAAGGACAAATCATAGGGGCAAGGCTAGGTCATACACTCCTATAAAGACACCtttgttgattttgaaggacATGCGTGCCCTCACCTAACCTGACCACATCGCCCTTTTGGGGTGCTGCTCTCGGAGGCCCATACTGCATActctggattttttttctgacctACCTTCTCTTTGTCACTTTTTGCCTAGGTTATCCATTTTATATGTTTCATCCACCCATCCTCCTCGAGGCCTCCTATATTTGCGTAACCTTGGACTGGGTATAATTGTATGTTGTACGGTCTGAAGACTAGGTGACACATGTTGGTCATGGCAGCTCAGAAATATTGTCATAGGATCTCATAACCTCTGCTTTATTATAAGATCATCTCTCTCTATCTCCCccgctctcgctctctctctctctctccctctctctctccccccactctctctctctctctctctctctctctctctctctctctctctctctctctctctctctctctctctctctctctctctctctctctctctccctctctctttctctctctctctctctctctctctctgataaGCACTCATGATTTATGAGATTTATGAGTTACGCTAAGAACAGATTACTATCACTGTAATTACTGTACCACCCCCCTGGTTAGTACAGTATTTACCACAGATTCAACCCCGGTGGGCAACTACGACAATAGGCAGTCTGAGCTCTCACCTGAAATCAAATCCATCTTGCTCAACCGCTACTGGGCAGCAGTGAAGAAAAGGGTAAGACGGACTCCCGACACTTAAAGAAGGTCTCACACTGAAGAGTCAAGATCTGCCATCAACCATACTTTGGTGAGTTTTTCTATACATCAAGATGCATGCCAGACCCGAATGAGCACAAGGCGATACTTATCCCTTCGGCTGAGGATGAAACGTATGTGCTTGGCCTTCCCAGGGTTAAAGTCGCGTGTGAGATAAATGGAGGTGTGGTGTCAACTCTGACAGCGGGACATGTTGCGCCCCCGGCCGACGGGGTGATTTATTATCTGTGTCTCGCGCTGGGTCTGCCATCCAGCTCAGCTATACTGTTCCTCAGCAGTCCTACGTGATAGGTGACGTGTCTTTGGTTCAATTTAGCAGTGAAACGGTGTTGGAACAGTTCGCGAGACGAAATTCTGGTTCCTGCGTCATATCAAAATGGCGACGAAGAAATTGGAGTCAAGGACACTGTCAGAAGGCACAATGTATTATAGTCAACACAGCTGCATTTGGAGCCTTCTTTTGTAATCTCAAAGTGACAAATCTATGAAAATTCCCAGGATTTCTCGTTCTGATCTACACTGAGCTTCACACAGGATGACAGAAGTTACAAAAATATGTCTGTGTCAGGAAAAAATTATCACTGCAGCTGGCATAAATGACTGTAGTTTCAGTGTACATGGTGACATCATTTTGTCTGCCTCCTTAATACGGTGCAAAATACTTGCGAACGTGATAACTAGTACTGATGAGGCGTCCTTTAGAACTTAGGATACCACTTAATAGGTCTTTGAATCGCACAAAGTACAAACCAGTGTatgttttctttgcaggtgCCTTTTCCTCACCTTGGGTCAAGTGTTCTGTGTCCTACGTTCAATAAAGAGTACCTTTCTTCAACATAACAGTCAAGGTTGGTGAGAACTGCATTTCTGTCAACTATCAAGTCAATGATTTACACTGTACAAAGGCATCCTATTTATGTTAATAGGTCCTGGTCAGTGGCCTATGAAATTTGTCTCTTTTATTTAGTTTGACttgttttggtttggtttggtttggtttgaaaCATATGTCAAACATTTGGTCATGGTTCTAACCTTTGCATCTGAGTCTGTGGTTAATTAACTAGTATGTCTCCCAAATCCAGTTTGAAAAATTCGTTAATGCAAACAGAGAG encodes the following:
- the LOC136426894 gene encoding leucine-rich repeat-containing protein 15-like, with protein sequence MVNKMKRLLVLLFIILKETGPTAAHTCTCSSWVCNCAYRGITSVPQDLPTTITQLNLGHNPITTLSQSDFSSYRSLWRIESISSQISVINNGTFHNLTSLRELYLSNNQLTNLAADTFKENDDLRLLWLDGNQLTSLPSNIFEGLGNLQRLRLGENQFTSFPADIFKGLANLVRLSLLKNQLSSLPSGIFQGLVSLEYLYLDENNLSSLPAELFVWLGNLEYLKLTENQLSSLPANTFVGLANLETLYLDENQLSSLSAYTFVGLANLEELYLDENQLISLAADTFVGLPYLVYLYLSENQLSSLPTDIFAGLRNLEELTLYDNQLSVLPDDVFKGLGNLDSLNIRRNKLVSLPAGVFEGLGNLRYLRFPQNQLSSLDADIFPVLASASYVDISDNPWECDCNMLPFKQMMTGSNAFENEMTCAGPTRPANLTGLSLLNDVNPEDLICEETTTVPSTPMTSTPLAPASTPKPAATCSTLSSFWKNCVNKMFWKRATCRGKSCSKCRKKFRKVCPDTNTRWGTCLREFRKCA